A genomic segment from Cohaesibacter gelatinilyticus encodes:
- a CDS encoding DUF1176 domain-containing protein, producing the protein MYFSKLIIKKFVLFALATILPFPLIDAAQANSHGLNCKASKADLITTKFSEDRAYFRDWLGACRQDGYCSANIYVASSDNPIAYHVRIGRAHFGMDYELKFVMAEHMLAPNSPLALAVDGKKLAKLEAGDDMGWYLEDNVANEYVVGTSRANLELIPALIAGSRLHLEWQDLQGQPSQQSYSLIGLTRALCWLDKKQRPN; encoded by the coding sequence ATGTATTTCTCAAAACTGATTATCAAGAAGTTCGTTTTGTTCGCTTTGGCGACAATTCTCCCTTTTCCCTTGATTGACGCAGCCCAGGCCAACTCGCATGGATTAAACTGCAAAGCCTCCAAAGCTGATCTGATCACCACCAAGTTTAGTGAAGATCGTGCTTATTTTCGTGATTGGCTGGGGGCTTGCCGACAGGATGGCTATTGCTCGGCCAATATCTATGTTGCCAGTTCCGATAACCCTATTGCCTATCATGTGAGGATTGGTCGAGCACATTTCGGTATGGATTATGAGCTGAAGTTTGTGATGGCCGAACATATGCTAGCTCCAAATTCTCCACTCGCGCTTGCTGTTGATGGCAAGAAACTGGCCAAGCTGGAGGCTGGCGACGACATGGGGTGGTATCTGGAGGACAATGTCGCCAATGAATATGTGGTTGGAACATCTCGTGCAAATTTGGAACTGATCCCGGCCTTGATCGCTGGAAGCCGACTTCATCTTGAATGGCAAGATCTGCAAGGCCAGCCCAGTCAACAAAGTTACTCACTGATTGGTTTGACGAGAGCCCTTTGCTGGCTGGATAAAAAGCAAAGGCCCAATTAG
- a CDS encoding transporter substrate-binding domain-containing protein — MKKYAIGFAIGFLLYMPLAHAQQAEPALETETPQVTSGPVASVESETASDTWSQAPFANFIDTRTRQTAPDPKLIEKGLRILTSDGFAPFNNVDKDGRPRGYHVDLTKLICEDLNMACTIKVVDFATIPELLTQGKADIAVAGLTNHPSIREQVGFSLPYLQRPARFVARQGVSLRISPTGLAGKPVAVVGRSAHEAYLKAYFADVKPIAVADLADAQKLLMEDKVVAIFADAMHLAQLITQSKGGIGFRAEPYLDQHFFGQGMAIAYQRRQRGLRGLLDYALVRLAKKGNLAELYARYFPLDIYARY, encoded by the coding sequence ATGAAAAAATATGCAATTGGATTTGCAATCGGATTTCTGCTCTACATGCCTTTGGCTCATGCGCAACAGGCTGAGCCAGCATTGGAAACTGAAACACCGCAAGTTACAAGTGGACCGGTTGCAAGCGTTGAAAGCGAAACTGCTTCGGACACCTGGAGCCAGGCACCATTTGCCAATTTCATAGATACCCGTACTCGTCAGACAGCACCAGATCCGAAATTGATTGAAAAAGGCTTGCGCATTTTGACCAGCGATGGTTTTGCGCCATTCAACAATGTTGATAAGGATGGGCGTCCAAGAGGATATCATGTGGATCTGACCAAATTGATCTGTGAAGACCTGAATATGGCCTGCACAATCAAGGTGGTGGATTTTGCAACCATTCCGGAATTGTTGACACAAGGTAAGGCCGATATTGCGGTGGCTGGCTTGACCAATCATCCAAGCATTCGTGAACAAGTTGGCTTCTCATTGCCCTATTTGCAGCGACCAGCTCGTTTTGTTGCGCGTCAAGGCGTTAGTCTTCGGATCAGTCCGACAGGTTTGGCTGGAAAACCGGTCGCTGTTGTGGGGCGCTCGGCCCATGAAGCTTATCTCAAAGCCTATTTTGCAGACGTGAAACCTATTGCTGTTGCGGATTTGGCCGATGCTCAAAAACTGCTCATGGAAGATAAAGTTGTGGCGATTTTTGCAGATGCCATGCATCTCGCACAGCTGATTACGCAGTCAAAGGGCGGGATTGGTTTTCGGGCGGAACCATATCTGGATCAACATTTTTTTGGTCAAGGTATGGCAATAGCATATCAGCGGCGTCAACGAGGGCTACGCGGTCTGCTGGACTATGCATTGGTGCGCTTGGCCAAGAAAGGCAATCTGGCCGAACTCTACGCCCGCTATTTCCCGCTTGATATCTATGCTCGCTACTAA
- a CDS encoding sterol desaturase family protein, with amino-acid sequence MMLFGLDENSLRLGAFAGVFVVMALAEWLMPKKKRTQPIARRWLTNWGIIVADAVIIRLVMPILPVAVAFYATSNNWGLLNWLALPDWLAVLVGFIILDFAIWLQHLLSHKIPILWRLHQVHHADRDIDVSTALRFHPIEILLSLFYKMAWILVLGTPAMAVFLFEAILNGAALFNHANVRFSAKLDAVLRLLIVTPDMHRVHHSVIPQETNSNYGFNLSVWDRWFGTYIAQPKKGHEEMTIGLSHYQSDKPSRFSWAMLLPFRNR; translated from the coding sequence CTGATGCTTTTTGGACTGGACGAGAATAGTTTGCGCTTAGGTGCATTCGCCGGTGTCTTTGTCGTCATGGCGCTGGCAGAATGGCTCATGCCCAAGAAAAAACGCACCCAACCAATCGCGCGTCGATGGTTGACCAATTGGGGCATCATTGTCGCAGATGCAGTGATCATACGCCTTGTGATGCCGATTTTGCCGGTGGCGGTTGCCTTCTATGCGACATCGAACAATTGGGGGCTTCTAAACTGGCTTGCCCTGCCCGATTGGTTGGCGGTCCTTGTCGGCTTTATCATACTGGATTTTGCCATCTGGTTGCAGCACCTGCTTAGCCATAAAATCCCGATTTTATGGCGATTGCATCAAGTCCATCATGCGGATCGCGATATAGATGTCTCGACAGCACTACGCTTTCATCCCATCGAAATTCTGCTCTCGCTCTTTTACAAAATGGCGTGGATATTGGTTCTTGGAACTCCGGCGATGGCAGTCTTTTTGTTCGAAGCAATATTGAACGGGGCTGCGTTGTTCAACCACGCCAATGTGCGTTTCTCGGCAAAACTGGATGCGGTGCTTCGTCTCCTGATCGTGACACCGGATATGCATCGCGTGCATCATTCCGTGATCCCTCAAGAAACCAATTCCAATTATGGTTTTAATCTCTCCGTTTGGGATCGTTGGTTCGGAACCTATATCGCGCAACCCAAGAAAGGCCATGAGGAGATGACAATTGGCCTGTCTCACTATCAAAGCGACAAGCCAAGCCGGTTTAGCTGGGCGATGTTGCTGCCATTCCGAAATCGCTAA